Proteins encoded in a region of the Elaeis guineensis isolate ETL-2024a chromosome 7, EG11, whole genome shotgun sequence genome:
- the LOC105049116 gene encoding uncharacterized protein, whose product MEDQREIALLHPSHEQVGDDAKEMECGGSCGTAADFGFCAICLEKIVLQEMALVKGCEHAYCVTCILRWAAYNQKPSCPQCKHPFESLHVHRSLDGCIHDYMFEESVCLLLRATWFVPLTVETQEEAPEEPEDYAQYYDDQDDDELDESYYISTSSSIRIGNRRWGDNGYVRAGRKEARPVNRQFFDDSGAGPSRCPKKKEPSKDATGRRAKRAQKREAAGKAAAAKHQQHLERLGCK is encoded by the exons ATGGAGGACCAGCGCGAGATCGCCCTCTTGCACCCGTCCCACGAGCAG GTGGGTGATGATGCGAAGGAGATGGAATGTGGTGGTTCGTGTGGAACTGCTGCTGATTTCGGGTTCTGTGCGATATGTTTGGAGAAGATTGTTCTTCAGGAGATGGCGCTTGTAAAAGGTTGCGAGCATGCTTACTG CGTGACATGTATCTTGAGATGGGCAGCATACAATCAGAAGCCTTCTTGCCCTCAGTGCAAGCATCCATTCGAGTCCCTCCATGTTCACCGCTCACTTGATGGCTG TATTCATGACTATATGTTTGAGGAGAGTGTTTGCCTTCTCCTTCGAGCTACTTGGTTTGTGCCTCTGACAGTAGAGACCCAAGAAGAGGCTCCTGAGGAGCCCGAAGACTATGCCCAGTATTATGATGATCAAGATGATGATGAGCTAGATGAATCTTACTATATTAGCACCTCGTCGAGTATTCGTATTGGTAACAGAAGGTGGGGTGACAATGGTTATGTGAGGGCAGGGAGGAAGGAAGCACGGCCTGTCAATCGACAATTTTTTGATGACTCTGGCGCTGGTCCATCCCGGTGCCCCAAGAAGAAGGAGCCATCTAAAGATGCAACAGGTAGGCGTGCAAAAAGGGCACAGAAGCGAGAAGCTGCAGGCAAGGCAGCTGCAGCCAAGCACCAGCAGCACCTGGAGAGGTTGGGCTGCAAGTGA
- the LOC105049114 gene encoding ABC transporter G family member 23 — MEDVCLSLDSTLHSTASDSPHESTSPSSSFYHSSPPPSIKSAIPAYRLTITNLSYSIHPKSNLVTSCLYPKCKPKAVELLKSVSFTANSSEILAIVGPSGAGKSTLLHIISGRVESSNFDPKSISLNERFITSPNQLRKICGFVTQEDNLLPLLTVKETLMFSAKFRLKGMGARGKEERVKNLMQELGLEHIADSYVGDEETRGISGGERKRVSIAIDAIHDPPILLLDEPTSGLDSRSALQVIELLASMAKTRKQTLILSIHQPSYRILQYVSSFLLLSHGSVAHFGSLKSLEETISRLGLKIPIQLNPLEFALEIMRQLEDYRNKSALFIEHTDSQRGQCCMEELKCDGNVESSYGSRLEEIILLSWRFWKIIYRTKQLFAARTMQAIVGGLGLGSVYFHVKMDKDGVAERLGLFAFSLSFLLSSTVEALPIFLQERRVLMRETSRRMYRLSSYMLANTVIFIPFLLVVALLFVIPVYWLVGLNPSFSAFMFFVLVVWMIVLMASSLVLFLSAISSDFILGNSLICIFLGIFFLFSGYFIPKESIPKYWIFMYYVSLYRYPLDALLINEYWSRRGECFSWQGNDHSMCTLTGADVLRARGLDKDTRWINVGIMCAFFLIYRILCWVLLVRRASKTML; from the coding sequence ATGGAGGACGTATGCCTCAGCCTCGATTCCACGTTGCACTCGACGGCCTCCGACTCCCCCCATGAGTCcacctccccttcctcctccttCTACCACTCATCTCCTCCTCCCTCCATCAAATCTGCAATTCCGGCTTATCGACTCACGATAACAAATCTCTCTTATTCCATTCACCCCAAAAGCAATCTAGTGACCTCATGCCTTTACCCCAAGTGCAAGCCTAAGGCGGTCGAGTTGCTCAAGTCGGTCTCATTCACAGCAAATAGCTCGGAGATCCTTGCCATCGTCGGCCCGAGCGGGGCTGGGAAATCTACACTGCTTCACATCATCTCGGGCCGGGTCGAGAGCTCAAACTTCGATCCAAAAAGCATCTCTCTCAATGAGAGATTCATTACAAGTCCCAACCAGCTCCGCAAGATTTGCGGGTTTGTCACTCAGGAAGACAATCTACTTCCTCTCCTCACTGTGAAGGAAACACTCATGTTCAGTGCCAAGTTCCGGCTGAAAGGTATGGGCGCaagagggaaggaagagagggtgaAGAACCTGATGCAAGAATTGGGACTTGAACACATTGCTGATAGCTATGTAGGAGATGAGGAGACGAGAGGGATATCCGGAGGAGAACGGAAACGAGTGTCGATAGCCATCGATGCGATCCATGATCCACCAATTCTTCTCCTTGACGAGCCCACATCGGGCCTTGACAGCAGATCGGCATTGCAAGTTATTGAACTCCTTGCATCCATGGCTAAAACAAGGAAACAGACCTTAATTCTATCCATTCACCAGCCTAGTTATCGGATTCTTCAGTATGTGTCATCTTTCTTGCTCCTATCTCATGGTTCAGTGGCTCATTTTGGTAGCCTCAAATCTCTTGAGGAAACCATATCACGGTTGGGACTGAAAATTCCAATCCAACTAAATCCTTTAGAATTCGCCTTGGAGATTATGCGACAATTAGAGGATTATAGAAACAAGAGCGCTTTGTTCATCGAGCACACCGACTCGCAGCGGGGACAATGTTGCATGGAAGAACTCAAATGTGACGGCAACGTAGAATCTAGCTACGGTTCAAGATTAGAGGAGATAATCTTGCTCTCTTGGAGGTTTTGGAAGATAATCTATAGAACAAAGCAGCTTTTTGCTGCAAGGACAATGCAAGCCATTGTTGGTGGGCTAGGACTAGGAAGTGTCTACTTTCATGTGAAGATGGATAAGGATGGTGTCGCCGAGAGACTTGGCCTCTTCGCGTTCAGCCTTAGCTTTCTCCTTTCTTCGACCGTCGAAGCACTCCCAATCTTCCTGCAGGAGCGGCGTGTTCTCATGAGGGAGACTTCGAGGAGGATGTATCGGCTTTCTTCTTACATGTTAGCTAACACTGTGATCTTCATCCCATTCTTGCTTGTGGTGGCTCTACTATTTGTGATACCGGTGTACTGGCTAGTAGGACTTAACCCCTCCTTCAGCGCCTTCATGTTCTTTGTTTTGGTGGTGTGGATGATTGTGTTGATGGCTAGCTCCCTGGTTCTCTTCCTTAGTGCAATCTCATCAGACTTCATACTGGGGAATTCTCTTATATGCATATTTTTGgggattttcttccttttctcagGTTACTTCATTCCAAAAGAGAGCATCCCAAAATATTGGATCTTCATGTACTATGTCTCCCTTTATAGGTACCCCCTGGATGCTCTGCTCATCAATGAGTACTGGAGCAGGAGAGGGGAATGCTTCTCTTGGCAAGGGAATGACCATTCCATGTGCACTCTCACAGGTGCAGATGTTCTGAGGGCCAGAGGTCTGGACAAGGACACAAGGTGGATTAACGTTGGAATTATGTGTGCTTTCTTCTTGATCTACCGAATTCTCTGTTGGGTTCTATTAGTTAGGAGAGCTTCCAAGACTATGCTCTAA